ATAAAAAATGGGGTCGGGGAGTTGTCACTTTGGATGGGTATTGAGGCTTGATTTAGTTGATCTATTGACCTCTCACACGTGTCAGATAATCAGCGATGAATCTAAGATCCATAAGATACATCACAGTATATGATGTGCTTGCTACTACTTGGAGGTGCTAGTTGACGGTGATGGTAATGACGATGTATGACATGCAATTGGTATGGAAGGAGGGTTCATCCTTTGAATGCATCTGTAATTAGCAATTAGTGCAAACAATGCGTTCCTTTGATTGTGTGTTACCGCTGTACTTTGTATCCATGACAACCAcgatcagatgagatgagaaaagaaaCAAGTCGCGTCGTTTTAAGATCAACAAGGCCTGGAACCTGACCTAGCATAGCTTACATACAGCCTAGACCCCCTTAGGCCTTAGATTGTTGCTCCACGTGGAACACTGGACCTACCTCACGACTCTACGTAGTCCGGATATATGAAAGTCATCTCTGTGGCACAACGTGGTCATCGCTGGTTCTCGGGTGGAATGGGCCGGCGTCATTGTCATTTTGAACGACAGCTCCAGGTGAGAACATCCGGAAGACAGGACGGATTtaggaaagatgaggaatgtctCCTATATATGTGCTCGTCCATATTGAGAGATAAATATCACACTCACCGTAAGCTAGTGAATTACCCAAGCTATTCATCGGTCTTAGCATCCAGTAACTTTAGTCTGATACCTCAAACAAAGAAGAATTGACCAAGATATACTCACTCGCCAGATCAACATTATCAACATTACGAAAGATGCCTACTCCAGCAGCGGAACAGTTGAAAGCCAAGTTATCGAGTGGTGCCGCAGCTGAGATGAAAGCTACCAACCCAGCTGTGAGTAGGGATGTGTCAACCTCCCTCGTTATGCACGCATCAGATGTAGAAGTGTAATTGAtactgatgttgatgttcaaTTTGAAAAATAGTTCATCCCACCTACTCAACCTCTAACACCAGGTAATCAACTCCCCACATCTGTTCCACTCCCCGTTTTACCCGCCGTAGAATCAGCCAAGAGATTGGCAGCTTTCGCAGCTGTAGATAGACATATCGGCTTACAACATAAGGTGGGTCAaacatctctctttccctcagTTTCAAACAACCTTGTGTGACTGATTTCGTTTGTCGGCGTGGCTCAGGTAATCGGTataggatcaggatcaactGTTCCATATGTAGTAGATCGTATAGTAGCTCAAGGGTATCAAGCCAACAAAGATAGAGTCTTCTTACCTACTGGTTTTCAATCAAAGGAATTGATCATCAAAGCTGGACTTACTTTGGGGGACGTAGATCAATATGCTAGGATTGATGTGACGATTGATGGAGctgatgagtgagtgaataaTCTCGCAGAGATGTGATAGAAGTGCTCTACAACTATCTATTCCCTATGTCTGTCTTTGATGTCTGTTAGTTTacgctgatcatcatcccattctcagAGTTGACAACGACCTCAACTCCATCAAGGGCGGTGGAGCCTGTCAACTCCGTGAGAAAGTACTGGCGGAAGCGGCAGATACTTGGGTGATCGTTGCGGATTATAGGAAAAACTCACATATATTAGGTACGACAGTGAGTCAACCATCTCTTACACTGACAAACGTGCTTTTCTGGCATCGACCAAGACCGAGAACCTCATTTAAGTTTACGTTTGCTGTTTCTTTTTTTTAGTGGACTCAAGGTATACCAATAGAAGTAGCACCTTTCGCCTACGCCAAAGTCCTTACCAACCTCTCTCACATGGGTTCACCCCACAAATTACCAAATGGTAAACCCGGATTGAGTCtgagaatgggaaagatgaaagcCGGTCCGGTAGTATCGGATAATGGTAATTTCATTATCGATGCTCCTTTCCCagaagaaatgatgaaagatcCTCTTGATGTGAGTATGAATGGTTTCTCGATTAGTTTCGAAACTCGTATCCTCTCCTGTGACAACATTGTGCAGATGTGTAATTGACAATTGGCAATATTGCTTCTCTTGAACATAGTTATTGCACCGAATAAAAATGTTAACTGgagtggtggaagtgggttTGTTCTGTAATATGGCTAAAGCTGCTTACTTTGgtaatgaggtgagttggattcTACAACATCTTTCGAGTCTCTCGAGATTTCTCATactgatctcatcatataGGACGGTACAGTATTGATTCGATCAAATGACGGTTCGGTCGACAAGATCAGTTCGGTACCTAATACACCGGAATTGAAAGCTCAATCTGACGGTGCCGCTATTCCTTGATCTTATTTGTCTATGGAGAATCTAGTACGTGGTAACGTAtaagcagaggaagaaggagaacaagaagcagaagaacaagaagtTAAACCTTATACGGATTGGTTCTTGCTTGAAAAGATATATGTATAGTATACTTGACCACCGTTGCTGATTGATCTAACGAGTTAGCAGGTCAGGCCAAGTTGCTATGGAAATCTTGAAAAAAGGCTTCAATAACTGAAAGAGCGATACATATAGTATTAGATGAATCCAAAGCAGACAAATCATGATTATGACTATAACTACACCTGACATTTTACGACAATTATAAACCATCTGTCGGGCTTTTTATGAAGACTGATTCATCCGATACCTCATATTCACTTACACTGCTCATCCCAGGATATAAGAGCTTTGTTTCTGTTTCTGCTTTGCATTCTGCTCAGACCCTCAATCCACCTTGAACTACTCGAAATGCAATACTCTACCATGTTCCGAACTTTTCCTAGCCAATTCAATAATCTTCAACACCGTTAGAACCTGCTCGCTGATAACTGACAATTTACTTCTATCTcctgaattgatcgattcgTACAGATTCTCATAGAGGGCATTGTAGTTCCCACTAATGGCTGGCACTCTGTTGAAGAGGGGATGATTTATCAGTTTACGAGTTCAGTATGAATTATGAAGAGTCTACACTTGAAAATCTACGAAGAAACGAAGAACGAAGAGCGGTATTCCACTTACTTTTCTTTTATAAAATCCGtaccatccctctcttctttcgcGACCCACATCGTCCCCCACCCATCTTCAGGCTCACTATCGAATCCCTCGTGATCTACCGGACTATCAAACGACTTGAGGGaaggatgtgaagaaggtaaagtgTATTTAGAATATGTACCTTTGGTTCCTTTCACAAGGTAACGAAGTTGGTGAGGTAACGCAGAGACGATAGATGCTTTGAGGGTGATTGTTTTAGATGGATAGAACAAATTGACTTCGAACTTAACAATCACAATCCTTTGTCAGCTTTCGTTGGTCgatttccatcctcttcggATACAAAGAGTGGctgttcactcacattctcatCCATTCCTATACCTCTCGAATCCCATACCCTACCCTGGACCTTTTCTGGTTTACCAAATAAGAGAACAGCCTGATCGATCAGATGACTACCTAAATTGTATATCGCATTGTTCGATTCACCAGGAGTTTCCTTCCAGTTCGTTCCGGGCGTGTAGGTGGATGGTAATggtcgatatcgatcgaatgaagaggtgagttcggtGATTTTACCGAGCTATCAACAGATCAGTATGATTAGGAAAAGAAAGGTTATGGAGAATGTAGAGTGGTAGGTGTTTGTAACTTGGAATTTGGAAATCAGACTTACCGTATTGTCATCCAGTAACTTTCTTAAAGTCAAGAAATCACTATCCCATCTTCTATTTTGATATACTCCTAAGATCAACCCCTTCTCTTCTGCAAGTGAGTATAACTCTTGAGCTTCCGCGTATGTTGGACAAATCGGTTTTTCAATCAATACTTTCAATATCAAAGGAAGTCAGCATGAACTCTTACCTTTATGATATTGACGCTTGTTTTTATAACTTCGAAAATATACTCACCATGTTTACCACTATTCAAACATCTCTTGGCATATTCATAATGCGTGTTATTCGGTGTACTAACCACGACCAattccacttcatcatcttccaacactTCCTCTAAATTTCTTACAACTTTCGCACCCCGGAGTTTACCCGACTCAATCAACGGATCAAGCCTACCTTTTGGAGTTCGCTCGTATATCGAGTGTAGGACGAAGTGCTCAGGCAAgtgtgagatggatggttggtGAAATACTGATAGGGACATGCCGGTACCCAGGATGGAAGTTTTGATGGGCCCATGAGAGGAGCGGGGTTTGATGGGAGCAGTGGACATTTCGACTTGATGGGTTGTACTGGTCAGTTTTCGATAAGATCTGAACTCGCTACTCAATAAGAATGCAAAATCGTCAGTCGAGATGTGAGTGAGCTTGAGCTATTTATACATTGATCACATTGATACGAACCAGCATGTGGTCAGAtcgagtggaggtgattcACCTTCACACGGTCCGTAACGGGCCGACTGGACCATACATAGACAAGCTACTACAAGCTGGGCTGCATCTGATCTGTGAGAGATCCAGATTCAATCTTTATAGGGATGCTTTTCCGTTGGAGAGTAGTCGATAGATAATCAAACACATGCAAAACGTAGGTTCGTGAGTATGGCATGGTCACACGTTAATTGCCATGATCATCCTACAACGGTAGTATGCAGTCGTAGCGGCTCAGGGTCCGAATTGGCTGAACATTACAAAACTGTAATGTAGTTTGTATGATGTATGAGTAAGATGTGCGATgagtggaggtgagtcaaccaAAACAAAcaccttcctttccttctctgattcttcccttccctctcactctcatctaCGACCAGCATCAAACTTGCTTCGAGGTGACAAGGTGACTGGCTGACTGTGACGAACACAATGACCAATACCAGCAACCACTCTACTCACCCACTACACGACCTCTCGCAAACCATACACGCAACTCTCCTCTCACCTCCCGCTCAATTCCTCTTAGTCTCATCGGTCAAGAACGATCAATGGTGTATATGTCTGTTTAACACTACAAGGAGTGTCAGTAAGGTATGGTCTATCGAAAGACCTCTTAAGCAGGTATGTTAGATTTCCACCGAAGTACATACTATATCATCCCGACCTGATCATCTGGTTCAACACCGTAGatagcagatgatgaggaaaaggaaaataTAGAAGAAGCGATCCAACAAGGTCTACTCCACGTGGATTGTGGATCGAAGAGACAGGCTGATCTCACCGATCTGGATACAATAGACGTGAGCTTTCATTGTAAATCTACCCGTGACCTAATCCGGTCGAAATCAGATTTATGGAATAGCTTACACCTGAAATACACAGTTACATATTCTCATCCAGCCTAATCCGTTAACTCTTAACctgaaagaaggagatatcAATGATAACatttcgatattgatgaatgCTACTTATAAGGTAAGCTAACGCGTTAAACCTTGGAGCTATCTGCTGACTTGTGGAGATGAATTAGCTGTTATCTCGTCCTGGAGGTAAATCCAAGCAAAATGGAAACACTGCAGATTCGGATGCAGATGTTAGAGAGTTGAAATTACAATTGTCTCAGAGAGATGTAAGATCCATATTCTTACGATCATCACTGTATAACCTCCAACGCCTTGATCTTTGATAGCAGCACTAATGATTGTTTTGTAGGCCGAGATAGCGAACCTCAACTCTAGATTATCAAGTCTCAAAGCTACTGTGGTACGAGCTACAGCTTCCGATgtgaataagaagaaaggtgagttaaaTATATTTACTTCTCTAGCTGGATCCTGTGTGATGGATATTTCGGATAAACGAGCgaacgaagctgattttttGTTTGATACAT
The nucleotide sequence above comes from Kwoniella europaea PYCC6329 chromosome 1, complete sequence. Encoded proteins:
- a CDS encoding ribose-5-phosphate isomerase produces the protein MPTPAAEQLKAKLSSGAAAEMKATNPAFIPPTQPLTPGNQLPTSVPLPVLPAVESAKRLAAFAAVDRHIGLQHKVIGIGSGSTVPYVVDRIVAQGYQANKDRVFLPTGFQSKELIIKAGLTLGDVDQYARIDVTIDGADEVDNDLNSIKGGGACQLREKVLAEAADTWVIVADYRKNSHILGTTWTQGIPIEVAPFAYAKVLTNLSHMGSPHKLPNGKPGLSLRMGKMKAGPVVSDNGNFIIDAPFPEEMMKDPLDLLHRIKMLTGVVEVGLFCNMAKAAYFGNEDGTVLIRSNDGSVDKISSVPNTPELKAQSDGAAIP